A DNA window from Bradyrhizobium sp. CCBAU 53421 contains the following coding sequences:
- a CDS encoding adenylate/guanylate cyclase domain-containing protein, with product MTPSVPEVRRRLAAILAADVVGYTRLMEAHEENTHTRLMQLRSEILDPGVTAQNGRIVKNTGDGFLATFDTARDATRCALSLQEALAVNTAAMPADERISFRIGLNAADIIVEEDDVYGEGVNIAARLQNYAQAGGVVVSGAVAEQIGQDLDVSVIDLGDLHLRNMGRPVRVYALHRPMQPAKLVGEAPVGSEPRPSIAVLPFRMNLATPEEGYFADGVVDDIIRGLAGLKELFVVSRGSSLGFSGRNVDVREIGRRLGVRYVLYGGIQRTMTSVRIVTELSDAESGEVIRSDLHEGDLRELFALQDRIAVNVVRQIAPQVRERELMRSMRKHPQNLTAYDLVLQALDLLYRMDYDSFSKARGLLEQAISYDPNFSLAYSYVALWYVFRIGEIGSPDPEGDAIAGARYAKEAIDRGGDDAFALAVYGHVQSFLLHDFQGARIALDRAIAAGPSSAMAWTMASATSGFLGDGPAALHQGEQGVRLSPLDARSFWHEGLFGQAHYVNGDYEQALEWVRGALNRNGLIRFNHRLLIATLGALGRREEAAEAARRYLEIQPGFRISSYAPRCPFRGEALDTWLGHLRSAGLPD from the coding sequence ATGACCCCATCAGTCCCGGAAGTTCGCCGACGTCTTGCGGCAATCCTTGCGGCGGACGTGGTCGGGTATACGCGCTTGATGGAGGCGCACGAGGAAAACACCCACACCCGGCTGATGCAATTGCGCTCGGAAATCCTCGACCCGGGCGTCACGGCGCAGAACGGAAGGATCGTCAAGAATACCGGCGACGGCTTCCTCGCGACATTCGATACCGCGCGCGATGCAACGCGGTGCGCTCTGTCGCTGCAAGAAGCCCTGGCCGTGAACACGGCCGCGATGCCCGCCGACGAGCGCATCAGCTTTCGCATCGGGCTGAATGCCGCAGACATCATCGTCGAAGAGGATGACGTCTACGGCGAGGGCGTGAACATCGCGGCGCGCCTGCAGAACTATGCGCAAGCGGGCGGCGTCGTGGTGTCGGGAGCCGTTGCGGAGCAGATCGGCCAGGACCTGGACGTCAGCGTGATTGACCTTGGCGACCTGCATCTTCGCAACATGGGCCGGCCTGTCCGCGTGTATGCGCTGCACCGACCCATGCAGCCCGCGAAGCTGGTCGGCGAAGCCCCGGTGGGCTCAGAACCCCGCCCCTCGATTGCCGTGCTGCCGTTCCGCATGAACCTGGCCACGCCGGAAGAGGGTTATTTCGCCGATGGTGTCGTCGACGACATCATTCGCGGCCTTGCCGGGCTCAAGGAGCTTTTCGTCGTATCGCGCGGGTCCAGCCTCGGCTTCAGCGGCCGCAACGTCGATGTGCGCGAGATCGGACGTCGGCTCGGGGTTCGCTATGTCCTCTATGGCGGGATTCAGAGGACGATGACTTCGGTCCGCATCGTGACCGAGCTCAGCGACGCCGAGTCGGGCGAGGTCATTCGTTCGGATTTGCACGAAGGCGACCTTCGCGAGCTGTTTGCGCTCCAGGATCGGATTGCCGTCAATGTCGTAAGACAGATCGCGCCGCAGGTTCGCGAGCGCGAGCTGATGCGATCGATGCGCAAGCATCCGCAGAACCTGACCGCCTACGACCTCGTGTTGCAGGCGCTCGATCTGCTGTACCGGATGGACTACGATTCCTTTTCCAAGGCGCGCGGCCTGCTCGAGCAAGCCATTTCATACGACCCCAATTTTTCGCTGGCCTATTCCTACGTCGCGCTGTGGTACGTGTTCCGGATCGGGGAAATCGGATCTCCGGATCCCGAGGGGGATGCCATCGCCGGCGCCCGATACGCCAAGGAGGCGATCGATCGAGGCGGCGACGATGCATTTGCGCTGGCGGTGTACGGTCACGTCCAGTCATTCCTGCTGCACGACTTTCAAGGCGCAAGGATAGCCTTGGACCGCGCCATTGCCGCTGGCCCGAGTTCAGCCATGGCCTGGACCATGGCAAGCGCAACATCCGGCTTTCTTGGCGATGGCCCTGCCGCCCTGCACCAGGGTGAGCAGGGCGTCCGGCTCTCGCCGCTCGACGCGCGCTCGTTCTGGCACGAGGGATTGTTCGGCCAGGCTCACTACGTCAATGGCGATTATGAGCAGGCATTGGAGTGGGTGCGTGGCGCACTGAACCGCAACGGACTTATTCGCTTCAATCATCGCCTGCTCATCGCCACGCTTGGTGCGCTGGGCCGTCGTGAAGAAGCGGCGGAGGCGGCGCGCCGCTATTTGGAAATTCAACCCGGATTCCGCATTTCGTCCTACGCGCCGCGCTGCCCGTTTCGTGGCGAGGCATTGGACACCTGGCTCGGCCACCTGCGATCGGCGGGGCTTCCTGATTGA